ACGAGTATAGATGCTATATCTTATGAAATACGGAGTCTTGATGGGGAGAGACTGATCGCTAATGCAGATGTCAGTTCCTACGATGAAAAAAAAGGTATGATCAGAGCGGAACTGGAAATTCAGAATCTTCTTCAGGAGGGGGAAGAATATTTACTGCTCATTAATTTAGAGAGCGGGAATGATGTGATCTATTATTATACAAGAATCGTGGAGATGCAGAATGCGCATATAGATGAATCCCTGAAATTTGTTAAGGAGTTTCATAATACCACATTTAATAGTGAAACGTCGGGAACGTTGTCAACGTACATGGAAAAAACGACCGGGGATAATACCACCTTACAGTTTGTTTCGTTAAATTCTTCGTTGAAACAGCTTGCATGGGCAGATTTTAACGGAGAGCAGTTAACGACACCAGTGCCATCGATAAAAGAGATCACAGATACTTATAATGTGATCGTGCTGGATTATGTTGTAACGAGTATCGGGGAGGACGGCGAGAGCGAATATTATAATGTAGAAGAATATTATCGTGTGCGTTATACGAGCAGCCGTATGTATCTGCTTAATTTTGAACGCCGTATGAATCAGATCTTCCGTGGGGAAAATGTCAACTTTTTTGATAATTATATTGAACTTGGAATACGTTCGGGAAATGTGGAGTATCAGGCAAATGAGACTGGGACTACAGTAGCCTTTGTACAGGAGGGGGAGCTGTGGAGCTATAACGAGACAGAAAATACGCTTGCAAAAGTATTCAGTTTCCGCGGATATGAAGGAATTGACAGCCGCGAAAATTATGGCGAACATGATATCAAGATCGTCCGGATTGATGAGGCAGGGAGCCTTGATTATATCGTGTATGGTTATATGAACCGCGGAAGCCACGAGGGGGAAGTGGGAATACAGGTAAATCATTATGACAGTCTTTCAAATACAAATGAAGAACTGGCATTCATTTCTTCCGATAAAGCATATGAAGTTATGAAATCAGAACTTGGTCAGCTGATGTATGTGAATGAGGGCGGAGAATTATATCTGATGGTGGACGGCAGTGTATATGGGATAGATCTTAGTACATTGGAAATGAAAGAGCTGATAAAAGGACTGGATAAGGAAATATATGCAGTTTCGGAGTCTGACCGCTATTTTGCATGGACAAAAGGCAGCCAGAATGGACAGAGTGATACGATCTGTCTCATAAACTTTTCGAATGAAAAAATAACAACGATAACAGAAGGAAGCAGCAAATATGTAAAACCGCTTGGATTTATGGGAGATGATTTTGTATATGGTGTAGCGAATGCTGCAGATGTATCAACAGAAGCTGCCGGGAATGTTATTTTTCCGATGTATCAGATTAAAATTCTGGATGTGTCGTCCGATGAACCATCTGTGTTAAAAACTTATGAAAAAAATGGTTATTATGTATCAGGTGTTGATATTGATGATTATACTATGTATTTAAACCGCATCCAGTATAATGGAACCGCCTATGTTGATGCAGATCAGGATATGATCATGAACAGGGAGGGAGATGGAAATAAAATTGTTTCCATTGTAAGCAGTAATTCCGACAGCAAAGAAACCCAGTTTGAAATATCTCTGCCGGAAACTGTAGGGGCGAAGGCTCCGAGGCTGCTTACCCCGAGAGAAACCATATTAGAGCAGGAGCGTACACTCACACTTGAGGATAAGGGTGATAGTAGGAAATATTATGTTTATGTAAAAGGTGATGTGGTCTATACCACAGATCAGGTGGCAGATGCGATCACAAAAGCGAATGAAAATATGGGAGTTGTGGTAGGAAAAGATCAGAAATATATCTGGAAACGTTCCAGAGAGGCGATAAGACCGGCTCTTTCCGATATTGCGGTTGGCGCGGAAGATGCATCCTCTAACAGTATTGCGCAGTGTATCAATGCAATGCTTGAAAAGGAGGGAATTAATATCAGTGTAAGTGCATTGATCGCAGGCGGAGAAACACCAAAGAATATTCTGAGCAATACCATGAAAGATGCAAGAATTTTAGATCTGACAGGATGCAGTGTGGAGGAAGTCCTTTACTATGTAAGCTGTGGCAATCCTGTATTTGCGATGACGGGAAGCGATGAAGCGGTACTTGTGGTAGGCTATGATGCCAATAATGTCATTATCTTTGATCCGTCAACCGGAAGTAATTTTAAGCAGAGCCTGACAGATGCGGATGAAGTTTTTAAGGAAGCCGGAAATGTATTTTTCACATACCTCAAGTAAAAGAACAAAAATGCGGATATACAGACACATTGTAAGTATATATACATGAAAAAAACGAGAAAACTGCATAAAAAAACAGTGCTTCCATAGAATAGTTCGTTGAACTTTAACAGATTTAAGTGAGACGTATTGCAAATTAAAGTCGAATGGGTTATATTTTGAGAAGTACTTGAAAAGAGGAAGAGGATGAATATGAGCAGAAAAGAAGTAGTGGTTTCGAATGTTTCAAAAGAACATGATAATCCAATTGCAGAACTGGTTCAGGTGGCTTGCCGCTATGACAGTGAGATTATCCTTGAGAGCAATAACCGCAGGATCAATGCAAAGAGTATCATGGGAATCATGGCATTTAATCCTTCAAAGGGTATGACAGTGAATATTGTCGCTGAAGGAAGCGATGAAGAAGAAGCATTAGACGCAATGGAGAAGTTTTTAGTTTGTGAGTAAGTTTTGTTGAGGAGGGAATTCATTATGGCAAAAGGAACTGTAGCAAAAAATAATGCAATCAAAGCAGAAAAGACAAATCAGGTAAAGGAAGCAGAGCCTAAGACAAATGAGAAGGCCAGTGATGTTTTACAGGCAGCAAAAAATGCAGCACAGGATGTGAAGACAGCAGTCAAAGAGTCTGCATCTGAAGTAAAAGCAGCAGTAACAGAAAAGACAGCAGCAGTCAAAGAAGCTGTAGAAGAAAAAGCAGCAGCAAAGACTGAGACAGTCAAAGATACAGCAGCTGAGACAAAAGAAACAGCAAAACCGGCAAGAGAAAAGAAACCGTCAAGAGCAGCAAAGAAAGCAGCAAAGGCAGCAAAAGAAGAATTAAAACCGGAAGTATTTATCCAGTATCAGGGGAATGAAGCGATTGTTGCAGATGTGATTGAGAAAGCAAAAAATGAGTTTGTTGCAGATGGTCACAGAGCATCATCCATCAAGAGCCTTCAGGTATATTTAAAACCGGAAGAATTTGCAGCGTACTATGTGATCAACCAGAAGTTTGCAGGAAGAGTTGATCTGTTTTAGGAGCGTTTGCCAGACGGACTTACATAGAAATGAGATAAGAAGAAACCGTTATACAAAAGTGTATGATGGTTTCTTTTTTTGATGCCAGAATGTTTATAGGCATGCATTCCATTGTATAAGAAAAGCCGGCACGAAAAAGTACCGGCTTTTTTGATATTTCAGAATGAATTATTTCTGCTCTGCCTTGTATTTAGATACCAGACGTTCGATTCTGTCATACGGGTTTAACAGATCGCTGATGGAAGAATCATGGTTTAAGGTATCAATGATATAAGCGATGTATTTGCTCATATCACAGCTGATGTAATATGGTTTGGATAAGAGTTCCGGTGTCTGATAGGTAAGGTTTGTGGTAACGACTTTGTAGATCGTTCCATCTGCAACTGCCTGATCAAATTTCTCTAAACCGTTTGTGAAGAGTCCGAAAGTTGCAACGACGAAGATACGGTTTGCTTTACGTTTCTTTAACTCT
The Roseburia rectibacter DNA segment above includes these coding regions:
- a CDS encoding DUF6465 family protein, yielding MAKGTVAKNNAIKAEKTNQVKEAEPKTNEKASDVLQAAKNAAQDVKTAVKESASEVKAAVTEKTAAVKEAVEEKAAAKTETVKDTAAETKETAKPAREKKPSRAAKKAAKAAKEELKPEVFIQYQGNEAIVADVIEKAKNEFVADGHRASSIKSLQVYLKPEEFAAYYVINQKFAGRVDLF
- a CDS encoding HPr family phosphocarrier protein, encoding MSRKEVVVSNVSKEHDNPIAELVQVACRYDSEIILESNNRRINAKSIMGIMAFNPSKGMTVNIVAEGSDEEEALDAMEKFLVCE